A genome region from Erigeron canadensis isolate Cc75 chromosome 3, C_canadensis_v1, whole genome shotgun sequence includes the following:
- the LOC122593271 gene encoding heterogeneous nuclear ribonucleoprotein 1-like, with protein sequence MQSDLGKLFIGGIAWDTNEERLKDYFTSYGEVIEAVIMRDHATGRARGFGFIVFSDPVVADRVTKEKHNIDGRMVEAKKAVPREDQSPIRSSSSFEGSPGPARTRKIFVGGLASTVTENDFRKYFEQYGTITDVVVMYDHSTQRPRGFGFITFDSENAVDKVLLKTFHELNGKMVEVKRAVPKELSPSPIRSSLGAYPYGLSRASSFLNGAYSPNAVGVGGYGVRMDGRFSPIPSARSGFATFGSGYGMGLNFEPGMNENYGSGANYNSTLSYGRGMGPYYVGNSNRFGNPVSFEGGNAGNTSFFSSNPRNLWGNGGLNYASNSTGSAGVIGGAILGNTGLNWSSSPISSQGLGNVTTQSANLGYGGGENNYGLRSAGYGRNTSNSVVPTSSFGANLGYDGPFTDFYGGGGSVYGGDPTWRSTNNEREPGGSFGGYGLGGGGSDVQTKSPSGYVGGYSVAKRQENRGIAG encoded by the exons ATGCAATCTGATCTTGGTAAGTTATTTATCGGTGGGATAGCATGGGACACGAATGAAGAGCGTTTGAAAGACTATTTTACTAGTTATGGCGAGGTTATAGAGGCTGTAATTATGAGGGATCATGCCACGGGCCGTGCTCGTGGTTTTGGGTTCATTGTGTTTTCAGATCCTGTTGTTGCAGATAGAGTTACCAAGGAGAAACACAACATTGATGGCAGAATG GTTGAGGCGAAAAAGGCTGTTCCTAGGGAGGATCAAAGCCCAATTAGAAGTAGTAGTAGCTTTGAGGGTTCTCCTGGTCCAGCCCGAACCAGAAAGATTTTTGTAGGAGGGTTAGCGTCTACTGTAACTGAAAACGATTTCAGGAAGTACTTTGAACAATATGGAACAATTACGGATGTAGTGGTTATGTATGATCATAGTACCCAAAGGCCACGAGGATTTGGGTTCATTACGTTTGATTCAGAGAATGCAGTAGACAAAGTTCTATTAAAAACGTTTCATGAACTTAATGGTAAAATGGTTGAGGTTAAACGAGCAGTTCCAAAAGAGCTTTCGCCTAGTCCAATCCGAAGCTCACTTGGTGCATATCCTTATGGGTTGAGTCGAGCTAGTAGCTTTCTTAATGGAGCTTACTCTCCGAATGCTGTTGGAGTTGGAGGTTATGGTGTTAGGATGGACGGTAGATTCAGCCCGATTCCTTCTGCACGAAGCGGGTTTGCTACGTTTGGTTCTGGCTATGGAATGGGATTGAACTTTGAACCTGGGATGAACGAGAATTATGGTAGCGGTGCTAATTATAATAGTACTCTGAGCTATGGGAGGGGAATGGGCCCATATTATGTTGGGAATTCAAATCGGTTTGGGAATCCTGTCAGTTTTGAGGGTGGAAATGCTGGGAATACATCTTTTTTCAGTTCGAATCCTAGAAATTTATGGGGTAATGGTGGGCTTAACTATGCATCAAATTCCACAGGCTCAGCTGGGGTCATTGGCGGGGCTATCTTAGGGAACACAGGGCTCAATTGGAGTTCATCTCCGATTTCATCTCAAGGTTTGGGGAATGTTACTACACAGAGTGCTAATCTTGGTTATGGAGGCGGGGAGAATAATTATGGCTTGAGAAGTGCAGGTTATGGAAGAAATACTAGTAATAGTGTGGTTCCTACATCATCATTTGGTGCAAATTTAGGTTATGACGGGCCTTTTACAGACttttatggtggtggtggctcgGTCTATGGAGGTGACCCAACTTGGCGGTCAACAAATAATGAGCGTGAGCCAGGTGGTTCATTTGGTGGGTATGGGCTAGGTGGTGGTGGTTCTGATGTCCAGACTAAGAGTCCTTCTGGTTATGTAGGTGGTTATAGTGTTGCTAAGAGACAGGAAAATAGAG GAATCGCTGGATAG